From Puntigrus tetrazona isolate hp1 chromosome 8, ASM1883169v1, whole genome shotgun sequence, the proteins below share one genomic window:
- the kiaa2013 gene encoding uncharacterized protein KIAA2013 homolog, with protein sequence MFSPSKSIWSKRQSMWLQQRLKGLPGLLSSSWARRVLVGLLLFLIFYWYLSSDGLLKALSMSRESGGAAGVCLQTDLHRWVSLVDRGEGVVLTPQSKETVPFVVGNGHFLVDVDSNKLWVASSSQPGSAPVHQTDYGPIARMQVPGTRSEARGMMLWYRKGSVFSSRCILTAASQSSRDCVTIREEFVAHRSRPNVYLQRIHVSNPTDRPVLIDLVSIESLSFRSAAEKVEDKEFALSSGRVLTEKKETVLVVVGTKKLSPKIQVSAKSEYSENLVSVIHTSEPTEGGKLDETLGKLREGVKREMVDVLRANVEELMQEHQQAWVDLFISGVEIRKITDAHTPSSLTVNNTLYYILSTSTAPLLDQSLTAEEQERLESSLNYADHCFSGHATMHAENLWPERLTNVAQILQLVNLWNLTFQKRGCKVLVAAGTHGMMQGMVLSFGGLQFTENHLQFQADPDVLHNSYSLRGIHYNKDLINLAVLQDAEGKPFLHVSVKPQEKPVKLYACEAGCMNEPVELTSELRGHTFPVMVTQPITPLLYISTDLTHLQDLRHTMHVKAILAHEDHMAKQYPGLPFLFWFSVASLITLFHLFLFKLIYNEYCGPGAKPLFRSKDDVSL encoded by the exons ATGTTCAGTCCATCAAAGAGCATTTGGAGCAAAAGACAGAGCATGTGGCTTCAGCAGAGATTAAAGGGGCTGCCTGGTTTGCTCTCGAGCAGCTGGGCCCGCCGTGTCTTGGTTGGATTGCTGCTCTTCCTCATTTTCTACTGGTACTTGAGCTCAGATGGGCTCCTGAAGGCTCTGAGCATGTCCAGGGAGTCTGGAGGAGCGGCGGGGGTATGTTTGCAGACTGATCTTCACAGGTGGGTGTCGTTGGTGGACCGAGGGGAGGGAGTGGTTCTCACCCCCCAGAGCAAAGAAACGGTCCCGTTTGTGGTCGGTAACGGACATTTTCTGGTGGACGTGGACTCTAACAAACTCTGGGTAGCTTCATCTTCACAGCCGGGATCCGCACCCGTACACCAAACAGACTACGGGCCGATAGCTCGGATGCAGGTCCCGGGAACGCGCTCGGAGGCCCGGGGCATGATGCTGTGGTACAGAAAAGGCTCTGTTTTTTCCAGCAGGTGCATCCTGACAGCTGCTTCCCAGTCTTCTCGCGACTGCGTCACCATACGGGAGGAATTCGTCGCGCATCGCAGCCGACCCAACGTTTATCTCCAGAGGATTCACGTATCGAACCCCACAGACCGGCCGGTTCTGATCGACCTGGTTTCGATCGAGTCTCTGTCGTTTAGGAGCGCCGCGGAGAAGGTGGAGGATAAGGAGTTTGCGCTCTCCTCGGGACGTGTGCTCACGGAAAAGAAGGAAACCGTGTTGGTGGTGGTGGGCACAAAGAAGCTGAGCCCCAAGATCCAGGTCTCTGCCAAATCTGAATACTCTGAAAACCTGGTGAGCGTGATTCACACCTCAGAGCCCACCGAGGGAGGGAAGCTGGACGAGACCCTGGGCAAACTGAGAGAAGGAGTCAAGAGAGAGATGGTGGACGTCCTCAGAGCCAATGTGGAAGAGTTAATGCAAGAGCACCAGCAGGCGTGGGTGGATCTCTTCATATCTG GTGTGGAAATCAGAAAGATCACAGACGCTCATACTCCGTCCAGTCTTACGGTCAACAACACGCTGTACTACATTCTGTCGACCTCCACAGCGCCCCTCCTGGATCAGAGTCTGACCGCAGAAGAGCAGGAGCGCCTGGAGTCCAGTCTGAACTACGCCGACCACTGCTTCAGCGGTCACGCCACCATGCACGCCGAGAACCTGTGGCCCGAGCGCCTGACCAACGTGGCTCAGATCCTGCAGCTGGTCAACCTCTGGAACCTGACCTTCCAGAAGAGAGGGTGCAAGGTCCTGGTGGCGGCAGGCACTCACGGCATGATGCAAGGCATGGTGCTGAGTTTCGGCGGCCTGCAGTTCACCGAAAACCACCTTCAGTTCCAGGCCGACCCGGATGTTCTTCACAACAGCTACTCTTTGAGGGGCATCCATTACAATAAAGACCTCATCAACCTGGCCGTGTTGCAGGACGCCGAGGGCAAGCCCTTCCTCCACGTGTCCGTCAAGCCTCAGGAGAAACCCGTGAAGCTGTACGCCTGCGAGGCCGGCTGCATGAACGAGCCCGTGGAGCTGACCTCGGAGCTGCGAGGACACACGTTTCCGGTGATGGTGACCCAGCCCATCACGCCTCTGCTGTACATCTCCACTGATCTCACGCACCTGCAGGACCTGAGACACACCATGCACGTCAAGGCCATCTTGGCTCACGAGGACCACATGGCCAAGCAGTACCCAGGCCTGCCCTTTCTCTTCTGGTTCAGCGTGGCGTCCCTCATCACGCTCTTCCACCTTTTCCTCTTCAAACTCATCTACAACGAGTACTGTGGGCCTGGAGCCAAGCCGCTCTTCAGGAGCAAG GATGATGTTTCTCTCTGA
- the plod1a gene encoding procollagen-lysine,2-oxoglutarate 5-dioxygenase 1: protein MKGVLAVLACLFGSFSPLGCNQQGSIPEGDLLVLTVATQETDGFTRFLRSAKRFNYSVEVLGRGETWKGGDYMSSPGGGQKVRLLKSALEDIQEENKVILFVDSYDVIFSSGPKELLKKFQQAKHRVVFSTETLIWPDRHLEDKYPHVREGKRFLGAGGFIGYAPNLKKMLSDWSGADSDSDQLYFTKTYINPEKRKSINITLDNKCRLFQNLHGALDEVVLKFEDGRVRARNVLYDTLPVIIHGNGPTKLQINYLGNYIPNVWTFESGCTVCNETLRPLSGLQESEYPVVVIGIFIQQPTPFVTVFFERLLNLKYPKNRLQLFIYNQESHHEAHVRTFLEHHEPEYQGVKLIGPEEDIDAVTSRNIGFDMCRDNIDCEYFFSIDVDVVLKNEDTLKILIELNKPFIAPMMTKPGRLWTNFWGALSADGYYARSEDYVDIVQRQRKGLWNVPYVSHIFLLKADALRTDLKDPDLFESATLDPDMAFCSKVRNKGVFMFVTNMHAYGRVLSTENYQTNHLHNDLWQIFENPTEWEERYIHKNYSKVLKAEFIETPCPDVYWFPVFTDVACEHMIEEMEHFGQWSGGGNVDNRIQGGYENVPTIDIHMNQVGYEKEWHKFLLDYVAPVTEKMYPGYYTRAQFDLAFVVRYKPDEQPSLRPHHDASTFTINIALNQVGIDYQGGGCRFLRYNCSVTAPRRGWALMHPGRLTHYHEGLPTTEGVRYIVVSFVDP from the exons ATGAAAGGAGTCCTGGCGGTTCTCGCGTGTTTGTTTGGGTCCTTTTCTCCGCTCGGCTGTAATCAGCAGGGCTCGATCCCCGAGG GAGATCTTCTAGTGCTGACCGTGGCCACGCAGGAGACCGACGGCTTCACGCGCTTCTTGAGATCCGCGAAACGGTTCAATTACTCCGTCGAG GTTCTGGGACGGGGTGAAACATGGAAAGGTGGAGATTACATGTCTTCTCCGGGTGGAGGGCAGAAGGTGCGCCTGCTGAAGTCTGCTCTGGAGGACATACAGGAGGAGAACAAAGTCATTCTTTTTGTGGATAG CTACGACGTGATCTTTTCCTCTGGGCCGAAAGAGCTGCTGAAGAAGTTTCAGCAGGCCAAACACAGAGTTGTGTTTTCTACCGAGACGCTCATCTGGCCAGACCGTCACCTGGAAGACAAGTATCCTCATGTCAGGGAAGGGAAGAGATTCCTTGGGGCAGGAG GCTTCATTGGCTACGCACCTAACCTTAAGAAGATGCTTTCGGACTGGTCGGGAGCAGACAGTGACAGCGACCAACTCTATTTCACCAAGACCTACATCAACCCGGAGAAAAGA AAGTCTATAAATATAACTCTAGACAACAAGTGCAGATTGTTCCAGAATCTACACGGAGCTCTTG ATGAGGTCGTGCTGAAGTTTGAAGATGGACGTGTGCGAGCCAGAAATGTGCTTTACGACACGCTGCCTGTTATTATCCATGGAAACGGACCCACCAAA CTTCAGATAAACTACCTGGGGAACTATATCCCAAATGTGTGGACATTCGAGTCCGGCTGCACAGTTTGTAACGAGACTCTGCGACCGCTTTCTGGACTCCAG gAGAGTGAATATCCTGTGGTTGTCATCGGGATCTTCATCCAGCAGCCCACACCCTTTGTCACTGTGTTTTTTGAGCGCTTACTTAACCTCAAATACCCCAAAAACCGGCTACAATTATTCATCTATAATCAG GAATCACACCACGAAGCCCACGTACGCACCTTTCTAGAGCATCACGAGCCTGAATACCAGGGAGTGAAGCTGATTGGTCCGGAGGAGGATATAGACGCCGTGACCTCGCGTAATATAGGCTT CGATATGTGTCGAGACAACATTGACTGCGAATACTTCTTCAGCATAGACGTGGATGTGGTTTTAAAGAATGAAGACACGCTTAAAATACTTATCGAGCTCAATAA GCCTTTTATTGCACCGATGATGACCAAACCTGGGCGTCTGTGGACGAACTTCTGGGGCGCTCTCAGCGCAGACGGCTACTACGCCAGATCAGAGGATTACGTGGACATAGTTCAAAGACAGCGCAA GGGTTTGTGGAACGTCCCATACGTCTCTCACATATTCCTGCTGAAAGCCGATGCATTGAGGACTGACCTCAAAGATCCTGACCTGTTCGAATCTGCAACGCTGGATCCAGATATGGCCTTCTGCTCCAAAGTTCGAAACAAG GGTGTCTTCATGTTCGTAACAAATATGCACGCTTACGGTCGGGTTTTATCGACTGAAAATTACCAGACAAACCACTTGCACAATGATCTCTGGCAGATCTTCGAAAATCCCACG GAATGGGAAGAAAGATACATTCATAAGAATTATTCCAAAGTtttgaaagctgaatttatAGAAACG CCGTGTCCTGATGTCTACTGGTTCCCCGTGTTCACGGACGTGGCCTGCGAACATATGATCGAGGAGATGGAGCATTTTGGCCAGTGGTCAGGAGGTGGAAATGTG gACAATAGGATCCAAGGTGGATATGAAAATGTGCCAACGATTGATATCCACATGAATCAGGTGGGCTACGAAAAAGAATGGCACAAGTTCCTTTTGGACTACGTAGCACCGGTCACTGAGAAGATGTACCCAGGATACTACACAAGG gCTCAGTTTGATCTGGCGTTTGTAGTCCGATATAAACCTGATGAACAGCCCTCACTCAGACCACATCACGACGCCTCTACTTTCACTATCAATATAGCACTCAATCAAGTGGGGATCGACTATCAG GGCGGCGGATGCCGGTTCTTGAGGTATAACTGCTCTGTTACGGCTCCGCGGAGGGGCTGGGCGCTCATGCACCCCGGACGCCTCACTCACTACCACGAGGGTCTGCCCACCACAGAGGGGGTCCGATACATCGTTGTCTCTTTTGTGGACCCTTGA